The following coding sequences are from one Lolium rigidum isolate FL_2022 chromosome 6, APGP_CSIRO_Lrig_0.1, whole genome shotgun sequence window:
- the LOC124666043 gene encoding calcium-transporting ATPase 1, plasma membrane-type isoform X2 — MEFLKTFDVPSKNPSEDAQRRWREAVGTLVKNRRRRFRMVPDLDKRSQAETQRRNIQEKLRVALYVQKAALQFIDGIARRTEHPLPELARQCGFSISAEELASLVRGKDSKSLRLHKGVDGLARKVNVSLADGIKSDDVGLRTEVYGANQYSEKPPRTFWMFLWDACQDMTLMLLAFCAVVSVAIGVATEGFPGGMYDGVGIMLTIFLVVAITAASDYKQSLQFRDLDREKKKIEIQVTRDKFRQKVSIYDIVVGDIVHLSIGDQVPADGLFVDGYSFVVDESSLSGESEPVHVSTTNRFLLGGTKVQDGSARMLVTAVGMRTEWGNLMETLSQGGEDETPLQVKLNGVATIIGKIGLAFAVLTFTVLMARFLYGKAGSPGGLLEWGMEDALSVLNFFAVAVTIIVVAVPEGLPLAVTLSLAFAMKKLMQERALVRHLSACETMGSASCICTDKTGTLTTNHMVVEKVWAAGGATTVSTAKGFEELTSSALSEGFAKLLLEGVFQCSGSEVVRGKDGTTTVMGTPTETAILEFGLGVEKRTCIEHAAAAKLRVEPFNSVKKTMGVVVTSPSAGGRPRAYLKGASEVVLRKCSNVVVDRHGSIVSLTEKNYGKQVAGAIDTFACEALRTLCLAYQDVGGEGELPADGYTLIAVFGIKDPLRPGVREAVATCHAAGINVRMVTGDNISTAKAIARECGILTEEGVAIEGPDFRQMSPDQMRAIIPKIQVMARSLPLDKHTLVTNLRGMFNEVVAVTGDGTNDAPALHEADIGLAMGIAGTEVAKENADVIIMDDNFSTIINVAKWGRSVYINIQKFVQFQLTVNVVALMVNFVSAAFTGSAPLTIVQLLWVNLIMDTLGALALATEPPSDAMMRRPPVGRGDNFITKVMWRNITGQSIYQLLVLGILLFRGDSLLQMNNNDDLLNTFVFNTFVFCQVFNEVNSREMEKINVFSGMFSSWVFSAVVTATVVFQVILVELLGTFAGTVHLSGWLWLMSVLIGSFSLVVGALIKCIPISSGDASSDRHDGYQPIPTGPSAV; from the exons ATGGAGTTTCTGAAAACTTTCGATGTACCGTCGAAGAACCCGTCGGAGGATGCACAGCGGCGATGGCGGGAGGCCGTCGGCACCCTCGTcaagaaccgccgccgccgcttccgcatGGTCCCCGACCTCGACAAGCGCTCCCAGGCAGAGACCCAGCGCCGCAACATCCAG GAAAAGCTTCGGGTTGCACTGTACGTGCAGAAGGCCGCACTGCAGTTCATCGATGGTAT CGCCCGCCGGACGGAGCATCCGCTGCCGGAGCTGGCGCGACAGTGTGGCTTCTCCATCAGCGCCGAGGAGCTGGCCTCATTGGTGCGCGGCAAGGACTCCAAGAGCCTTCGCCTCCACAAGGGCGTGGACGGCCTCGCGCGCAAGGTTAACGTCTCCCTCGCCGACGGCATCAAGTCCGACGACGTGGGCCTCCGCACCGAGGTCTACGGCGCCAACCAATACTCCGAGAAGCCGCCGCGCACGTTCTGGATGTTCCTGTGGGACGCCTGCCAGGACATGACGCTCATGCTGCTGGCCTTCTGCGCCGTCGTCTCTGTCGCCATCGGCGTCGCCACCGAGGGGTTTCCCGGCGGCATGTACGATGGCGTCGGCATCATGCTCaccatcttcctcgtcgtcgccatcaccGCCGCCAGCGACTACAAGCAGTCGCTCCAGTTCCGTGACCTTgacagggagaagaagaagatcgaGATTCAGGTGACGCGTGACAAGTTCCGGCAGAAAGTGTCCATCTACGACATCGTCGTGGGCGACATCGTGCATCTGTCCATCGGCGACCAGGTACCGGCGGATGGGTTGTTCGTTGACGGTTATTCCTTCGTGGTGGACGAGTCGAGCCTGTCCGGCGAGAGCGAGCCAGTGCACGTGTCGACGACGAACAGGTTCTTGCTGGGCGGGACCAAGGTGCAGGATGGGTCGGCCAGGATGCTGGTAACGGCTGTGGGGATGCGGACGGAGTGGGGGAACCTCATGGAGACGCTGAGTCAGGGCGGAGAGGACGAGACGCCGCTGCAGGTTAAGCTCAACGGTGTCGCCACCATCATCGGCAAGATCGGGCTCGCGTTCGCCGTGCTGACTTTCACCGTGCTCATGGCGCGGTTCTTGTACGGCAAGGCGGGTTCCCCCGGCGGTCTGCTGGAGTGGGGCATGGAGGACGCGCTGTCCGTGCTCAATTTCTTCGCCGTGGCAGTCACcatcatcgtcgttgctgtcccGGAGGGCCTGCCGCTCGCCGTGACGCTCAGCCTTGCGTTCGCCATGAAGAAGCTCATGCAGGAGCGCGCGCTCGTGCGGCACCTCTCGGCGTGCGAGACCATGGGGTCGGCCAGCTGCATCTGCACCGACAAGACCGGCACGCTCACCACCAACCACATGGTCGTCGAGAAGGTCTGGGCTGCCGGCGGCGCCACCACGGTGAGCACCGCTAAGGGCTTCGAGGAGCTCACGTCGTCCGCGCTGTCGGAGGGGTTCGCGAAGCTGCTGCTGGAGGGCGTCTTCCAGTGCTCCGGCTCCGAGGTTGTCCGCGGCAAGGACGGCACGACCACCGTCATGGGCACGCCGACCGAGACTGCCATCCTCGAGTTCGGGCTCGGGGTGGAGAAGCGCACCTGCATCGAGCATGCCGCCGCCGCGAAGCTCAGGGTGGAGCCGTTCAACTCGGTGAAGAAGACGATGGGCGTGGTCGTGACGTCCCCCAGCGCCGGCGGCCGCCCACGCGCGTACCTCAAGGGTGCGTCCGAGGTCGTCCTTCGCAAGTGCAGCAACGTCGTCGTCGACCGCCACGGCAGCATCGTGTCCCTGACGGAGAAGAACTACGGAAAGCAGGTGGCCGGCGCAATCGACACGTTTGCTTGCGAGGCGCTGCGCACGCTCTGCCTGGCGTACCAGGACGTAGGCGGCGAGGGCGAGCTCCCCGCCGACGGGTACACACTGATCGCGGTGTTCGGCATCAAGGACCCGCTGAGGCCGGGGGTGAGGGAGGCCGTGGCGACCTGCCACGCTGCTGGGATTAACGTTCGCATGGTCACCGGCGATAACATCAGCACGGCCAAGGCCATCGCGAGGGAGTGCGGCATCCTGACAGAGGAGGGCGTTGCCATCGAGGGGCCTGACTTCCGGCAGATGAGCCCCGACCAGATGAGGGCGATCATACCAAAAATCCAG GTGATGGCACGGTCGCTGCCGCTGGACAAGCACACGCTGGTGACCAACCTCAGAGGCATGTTCAACGAGGTGGTGGCCGTCACAGGCGACGGCACCAACGACGCGCCGGCTCTGCACGAGGCGGACATTGGTCTTGCTATGGGCATTGCCGGAACAGAG GTTGCCAAGGAGAACGCCGATGTGATCATCATGGACGACAACTTCTCGACTATCATCAACGTCGCCAAATGGGGCCGCTCCGTCTACATCAACATCCAGAAGTTTGTGCAGTTCCAGCTCACCGTCAACGTGGTCGCCCTCATGGTCAACTTCGTCTCCGCAGCATTCACAG GGAGCGCGCCATTGACGATCGTCCAGCTGCTGTGGGTGAACCTGATCATGGACACTCTTGGCGCTCTCGCACTGGCCACCGAGCCGCCGAGTGATGCCATGATGCGGAGGCCACCCGTGGGCAGGGGCGACAACTTCATCACAAAGGTCATGTGGAGGAACATTACcggccagagcatctaccagcTCCTTGTGCTCGGCATCCTCCTCTTCAGAGGGGACAGCCTTCTGCAGATGAACAACAATGACGACCTGCTCAACACCTTTGTGTTCAACACATTTGTCTTTTGCCAG GTTTTCAATGAGGTGAACAGCCGGGAGATGGAGAAGATCAACGTCTTCAGCGGCATGTTCAGCAGCTGGGTCTTCTCGGCGGTGGTTACCGCCACCGTCGTGTTCCAGGTGATCCTCGTGGAGCTGCTGGGGACGTTCGCCGGCACCGTGCACCTCAGCGGCTGGCTGTGGCTCATGAGCGTACTGATCGGGTCCTTCAGTCTCGTCGTTGGCGCTCTCATCAAGTGCATCCCCATCAGTTCCGGCGACGCCTCGTCTGATCGACACGACGGATACCAGCCAATCCCCACCGGACCGAGTGCCGTGTGA
- the LOC124661031 gene encoding alcohol dehydrogenase-like 4 — protein sequence MDTNGFSNGGSSHGKPIKCKAAVAWGPSEPLVMEEVEVAPPERMEVRIKVLFTSICHTDLSFWKGENELQRRFPRILGHEASGVVESVGEGVEDLVAGDHVVPIFNGECGSCAYCNSTATNLCKSARVNAFKSTMTLDDGTRFSVVDQSTGARRPVYHFLNTSTFAEYTVLDSACAVKINPAAPLEKMCLLSCGISTGIGAAWNTANVSKGSTVAIFGLGAVGLAVAEGARIRGAAKIIGVDINPEKFTKGKEMGITDFVNSKACGKPVHEVIREMTDGGVDYSFECTGILDVLRESFVSTHDGWGLTVILGIHPTPRTLPLHPMELFDGRRIVACTFGDFKGKTQLPLLVDQCMQGEVKINFDGFITHEMPFSEIREAFRLLEEGKSLRCVLRL from the exons ATGGACACTAATGGCTTCTCCAACGGCGGCAGCAGCCATGGAAAGCCCATCAAGTGCAAAG CGGCGGTGGCGTGGGGCCCGAGCGAGCCGCTGGtgatggaggaggtggaggtggcgccgCCGGAACGCATGGAGGTGCGCATCAAAGTCCTCTTCACCTCCATCTGCCACACCGACCTCAGCTTCTGGAAAGGAGAG AACGAGCTCCAGCGCAGGTTCCCTCGCATCTTGGGCCACGAGGCGTCCGG AGTGGTGGAGAGCGTGGGCGAAGgagtggaggaccttgtggccggAGATCATGTAGTCCCCATCTTCAATGGGGAGTGCGGGTCTTGCGCCTACTGCAACTCCACCGCCACCAACCTCTGCAAGTCCGCCCGCGTGAACGCGTTCAAGAGCACCATGACTCTCGACGACGGCACGAGGTTCTCCGTCGTTGATCAGTCGACGGGCGCACGCCGGCCGGTCTACCATTTCCTCAACACCTCCACCTTCGCCGAGTACACCGTGCTCGACTCCGCCTGCGCCGTCAAGATCAACCCGGCGGCCCCGCTCGAGAAGATGTGCCTTCTGAGCTGCGGCATCTCAACCG GAATTGGAGCAGCATGGAACACTGCAAACGTGTCCAAGGGGTCCACCGTGGCGATATTCGGACTTGGTGCTGTCGGTCTTGCG GTTGCTGAAGGCGCCAGGATAAGAGGGGCAGCCAAGATCATAGGTGTGGACATCAACCCTGAAAAGTTCACCAAAG GAAAAGAGATGGGAATCACCGATTTCGTCAACTCAAAGGCGTGCGGCAAGCCTGTTCACGAGGTTATCAGGGAGATGACGGATGGGGGCGTCGACTACAGTTTCGAGTGCACCGGCATCCTCGATGTTCTACGAGAGTCCTTCGTTTCTACACATGAC GGTTGGGGATTGACCGTGATCCTAGGGATCCATCCAACGCCGAGAACACTGCCACTGCATCCCATGGAGCTCTTCGATGGCCGTCGGATCGTGGCTTGTACCTTCGGTGACTTCAAGGGCAAGACACAGCTTCCACTCCTCGTCGACCAATGCATGCAAGGG GAGGTTAAGATAAACTTTGATGGCTTCATAACCCATGAGATGCCATTTTCTGAGATCCGAGAAGCTTTCCGGCTGCTGGAGGAAGGCAAGTCCTTGAGGTGTGTGCTACGTCTGTAG
- the LOC124666043 gene encoding calcium-transporting ATPase 1, plasma membrane-type isoform X1 yields MAYLKKKSMEFLKTFDVPSKNPSEDAQRRWREAVGTLVKNRRRRFRMVPDLDKRSQAETQRRNIQEKLRVALYVQKAALQFIDAARRTEHPLPELARQCGFSISAEELASLVRGKDSKSLRLHKGVDGLARKVNVSLADGIKSDDVGLRTEVYGANQYSEKPPRTFWMFLWDACQDMTLMLLAFCAVVSVAIGVATEGFPGGMYDGVGIMLTIFLVVAITAASDYKQSLQFRDLDREKKKIEIQVTRDKFRQKVSIYDIVVGDIVHLSIGDQVPADGLFVDGYSFVVDESSLSGESEPVHVSTTNRFLLGGTKVQDGSARMLVTAVGMRTEWGNLMETLSQGGEDETPLQVKLNGVATIIGKIGLAFAVLTFTVLMARFLYGKAGSPGGLLEWGMEDALSVLNFFAVAVTIIVVAVPEGLPLAVTLSLAFAMKKLMQERALVRHLSACETMGSASCICTDKTGTLTTNHMVVEKVWAAGGATTVSTAKGFEELTSSALSEGFAKLLLEGVFQCSGSEVVRGKDGTTTVMGTPTETAILEFGLGVEKRTCIEHAAAAKLRVEPFNSVKKTMGVVVTSPSAGGRPRAYLKGASEVVLRKCSNVVVDRHGSIVSLTEKNYGKQVAGAIDTFACEALRTLCLAYQDVGGEGELPADGYTLIAVFGIKDPLRPGVREAVATCHAAGINVRMVTGDNISTAKAIARECGILTEEGVAIEGPDFRQMSPDQMRAIIPKIQVMARSLPLDKHTLVTNLRGMFNEVVAVTGDGTNDAPALHEADIGLAMGIAGTEVAKENADVIIMDDNFSTIINVAKWGRSVYINIQKFVQFQLTVNVVALMVNFVSAAFTGSAPLTIVQLLWVNLIMDTLGALALATEPPSDAMMRRPPVGRGDNFITKVMWRNITGQSIYQLLVLGILLFRGDSLLQMNNNDDLLNTFVFNTFVFCQVFNEVNSREMEKINVFSGMFSSWVFSAVVTATVVFQVILVELLGTFAGTVHLSGWLWLMSVLIGSFSLVVGALIKCIPISSGDASSDRHDGYQPIPTGPSAV; encoded by the exons ATGGCTTACCTAAAGAAGAAATCCATGGAGTTTCTGAAAACTTTCGATGTACCGTCGAAGAACCCGTCGGAGGATGCACAGCGGCGATGGCGGGAGGCCGTCGGCACCCTCGTcaagaaccgccgccgccgcttccgcatGGTCCCCGACCTCGACAAGCGCTCCCAGGCAGAGACCCAGCGCCGCAACATCCAG GAAAAGCTTCGGGTTGCACTGTACGTGCAGAAGGCCGCACTGCAGTTCATCGATG CCGCCCGCCGGACGGAGCATCCGCTGCCGGAGCTGGCGCGACAGTGTGGCTTCTCCATCAGCGCCGAGGAGCTGGCCTCATTGGTGCGCGGCAAGGACTCCAAGAGCCTTCGCCTCCACAAGGGCGTGGACGGCCTCGCGCGCAAGGTTAACGTCTCCCTCGCCGACGGCATCAAGTCCGACGACGTGGGCCTCCGCACCGAGGTCTACGGCGCCAACCAATACTCCGAGAAGCCGCCGCGCACGTTCTGGATGTTCCTGTGGGACGCCTGCCAGGACATGACGCTCATGCTGCTGGCCTTCTGCGCCGTCGTCTCTGTCGCCATCGGCGTCGCCACCGAGGGGTTTCCCGGCGGCATGTACGATGGCGTCGGCATCATGCTCaccatcttcctcgtcgtcgccatcaccGCCGCCAGCGACTACAAGCAGTCGCTCCAGTTCCGTGACCTTgacagggagaagaagaagatcgaGATTCAGGTGACGCGTGACAAGTTCCGGCAGAAAGTGTCCATCTACGACATCGTCGTGGGCGACATCGTGCATCTGTCCATCGGCGACCAGGTACCGGCGGATGGGTTGTTCGTTGACGGTTATTCCTTCGTGGTGGACGAGTCGAGCCTGTCCGGCGAGAGCGAGCCAGTGCACGTGTCGACGACGAACAGGTTCTTGCTGGGCGGGACCAAGGTGCAGGATGGGTCGGCCAGGATGCTGGTAACGGCTGTGGGGATGCGGACGGAGTGGGGGAACCTCATGGAGACGCTGAGTCAGGGCGGAGAGGACGAGACGCCGCTGCAGGTTAAGCTCAACGGTGTCGCCACCATCATCGGCAAGATCGGGCTCGCGTTCGCCGTGCTGACTTTCACCGTGCTCATGGCGCGGTTCTTGTACGGCAAGGCGGGTTCCCCCGGCGGTCTGCTGGAGTGGGGCATGGAGGACGCGCTGTCCGTGCTCAATTTCTTCGCCGTGGCAGTCACcatcatcgtcgttgctgtcccGGAGGGCCTGCCGCTCGCCGTGACGCTCAGCCTTGCGTTCGCCATGAAGAAGCTCATGCAGGAGCGCGCGCTCGTGCGGCACCTCTCGGCGTGCGAGACCATGGGGTCGGCCAGCTGCATCTGCACCGACAAGACCGGCACGCTCACCACCAACCACATGGTCGTCGAGAAGGTCTGGGCTGCCGGCGGCGCCACCACGGTGAGCACCGCTAAGGGCTTCGAGGAGCTCACGTCGTCCGCGCTGTCGGAGGGGTTCGCGAAGCTGCTGCTGGAGGGCGTCTTCCAGTGCTCCGGCTCCGAGGTTGTCCGCGGCAAGGACGGCACGACCACCGTCATGGGCACGCCGACCGAGACTGCCATCCTCGAGTTCGGGCTCGGGGTGGAGAAGCGCACCTGCATCGAGCATGCCGCCGCCGCGAAGCTCAGGGTGGAGCCGTTCAACTCGGTGAAGAAGACGATGGGCGTGGTCGTGACGTCCCCCAGCGCCGGCGGCCGCCCACGCGCGTACCTCAAGGGTGCGTCCGAGGTCGTCCTTCGCAAGTGCAGCAACGTCGTCGTCGACCGCCACGGCAGCATCGTGTCCCTGACGGAGAAGAACTACGGAAAGCAGGTGGCCGGCGCAATCGACACGTTTGCTTGCGAGGCGCTGCGCACGCTCTGCCTGGCGTACCAGGACGTAGGCGGCGAGGGCGAGCTCCCCGCCGACGGGTACACACTGATCGCGGTGTTCGGCATCAAGGACCCGCTGAGGCCGGGGGTGAGGGAGGCCGTGGCGACCTGCCACGCTGCTGGGATTAACGTTCGCATGGTCACCGGCGATAACATCAGCACGGCCAAGGCCATCGCGAGGGAGTGCGGCATCCTGACAGAGGAGGGCGTTGCCATCGAGGGGCCTGACTTCCGGCAGATGAGCCCCGACCAGATGAGGGCGATCATACCAAAAATCCAG GTGATGGCACGGTCGCTGCCGCTGGACAAGCACACGCTGGTGACCAACCTCAGAGGCATGTTCAACGAGGTGGTGGCCGTCACAGGCGACGGCACCAACGACGCGCCGGCTCTGCACGAGGCGGACATTGGTCTTGCTATGGGCATTGCCGGAACAGAG GTTGCCAAGGAGAACGCCGATGTGATCATCATGGACGACAACTTCTCGACTATCATCAACGTCGCCAAATGGGGCCGCTCCGTCTACATCAACATCCAGAAGTTTGTGCAGTTCCAGCTCACCGTCAACGTGGTCGCCCTCATGGTCAACTTCGTCTCCGCAGCATTCACAG GGAGCGCGCCATTGACGATCGTCCAGCTGCTGTGGGTGAACCTGATCATGGACACTCTTGGCGCTCTCGCACTGGCCACCGAGCCGCCGAGTGATGCCATGATGCGGAGGCCACCCGTGGGCAGGGGCGACAACTTCATCACAAAGGTCATGTGGAGGAACATTACcggccagagcatctaccagcTCCTTGTGCTCGGCATCCTCCTCTTCAGAGGGGACAGCCTTCTGCAGATGAACAACAATGACGACCTGCTCAACACCTTTGTGTTCAACACATTTGTCTTTTGCCAG GTTTTCAATGAGGTGAACAGCCGGGAGATGGAGAAGATCAACGTCTTCAGCGGCATGTTCAGCAGCTGGGTCTTCTCGGCGGTGGTTACCGCCACCGTCGTGTTCCAGGTGATCCTCGTGGAGCTGCTGGGGACGTTCGCCGGCACCGTGCACCTCAGCGGCTGGCTGTGGCTCATGAGCGTACTGATCGGGTCCTTCAGTCTCGTCGTTGGCGCTCTCATCAAGTGCATCCCCATCAGTTCCGGCGACGCCTCGTCTGATCGACACGACGGATACCAGCCAATCCCCACCGGACCGAGTGCCGTGTGA